Below is a genomic region from Clostridiales bacterium.
GGATGTTTTAGCTGTAAACGGCAGCGCAAATATAAGCACGGGACTAACGGTTGTAGGATTTAACAAGATAACGGTAACAAGTACCACACATTACGGCACAAATTCCGCAAGTGTAGAAGTGCTAAGTTAAAAGGGGGCAGACGTTAAATGAATGAGGCAGTGTGCGATGAGCGGCATAAAAGGGTAAATGAACGGCTTGACAATCACGAAAGCAGGCTTAACAACCATTCAATGCGATTAGATAAACTTGAACAAAATAGCGTAGGCCTACAAAAAGATTTAAAGCATTTATGCGAGAACTTAAAAGCGCTCACATCTACAATGTGGTGGTTTATAGGAATCCTAATTACAAGTTTTATAGGGTTCTTTTTTTACGCAGTTCAAAGAGGATTATTTAAGTAGTAGAGGAGATGTAAAACAATGGGTTATATAGTAGACATAAGCAAATGGCAAGACCCGAGTAAAATAGACTATGATACTTTTTGTAAGCAGCTTGATATGGCAATAATACGTGTACAGTATGGCAGTTTGAAAATTGACCCGTGCTATACGCAACACATAGCGGAAATGCAGAAGCATAAAGTGCCATATGGAGTATATGCGTTTGTGCGCGGCATATCAATAGCAGATATGGCACAGGAGGCAAGGGACTTCTATTGTAGGGCAAAAGATTATAACCCCGCCTTTTATGCGTTGGACGTTGAGGAACAGAGCATGGAAGATATGCGCAGCGGCATAAATGCCTATATAGCTGAGCTAAGAAAATACACGGGGAATAAAAAGATTGGCATTTACGTGGCCCATAATCGCTATGAAATTTTTAATTTGGATCTCAGCAAAGCTGACTTTGTCTGGTTGCCGCACTATGGAGTTAATAATGGGCAGATAAGTTCTACACCAGCCTATTATTGCGACTTGCACCAATACACCAGCGTGGGACGTATAAGTGGGTATGAAGATAATTTAGATTTAGACAGGCTTATGAATGGCAGAACAATTGAATTTTTTACTGGCACAAAGGCTGCGCCAAAGCCAATAACACCGCCGCCTGCGCCAAAGCAACAACCCAAGCCTGCAGAGTCGACAACTCCAGATATATATATAGCGCAGGCAGGGGATACATTAAGCGGTATTGCCGCAAGGTTTAATATTTCAGGTGGCTATAAAACGCTTGCGGAAATAAATAATATCGCTAACCCGGATATAATTAAAGTAGGGCAGCATATAAGGCTCAAGGCAGCGTATAATCCGCCTGCGGATATAAATATATATTATACCGTTAAACCGGGCGACACGCTAAGTGGAATAGCGGCAAAATACCATGTTAACGGCGGCTATAAAGAGTTGGCAAGGATTAATCAAATACCCGACCCAAACAAAATTTATACAGGACAGAAAATAAAAATAGACAATATACCAGTACATGACACATCCGCACCAGCATTTTACACGGTAAGGGCAGGAGATGTATTAAGCCGTATAGCAGCACGCTATAAAACAACCGTGAATAATTTAATGAAGCTTAATTCAGATATCAAAGACCCGAACAAAATTTACATCGGGCAGAAAATAAAAATAAAATAAATGGAGGCATAATTATGCAGAAATATGTTTTAATAGCAATTTTAGTGGTGGCAGTAGTAGTATATCTTTATATTGTATACCGCAAGCAGGGCAAGGCGGCAGTATTGGCGACCATAAGGGAGGCAATATACAAGCTGATGCTAACAGCCGAGAAGAAATTCGGCAAAGAGGCAGGAGAGCAGAAGCTAAGTTTTGTATTGACTGCGTTATATGACTATATCGCACCCGATATAGTACGCAAGTTTATAAGTGACGAGGATTTAAAAAGTTATATACAAAAATTGTATGATGAATATTACGTAAAAGCAAAGGACTATTTGGATGATGGCAAAATAAATGGAAGCGCAACCGAATAGAAATAATAAAAGACCTCGGGCATAAACCCGGGGCTTTTTTATTTTTCCCTATCTAATATTTTTTAAGCCTATCTATATCTATTTTTCTGCCTCACTATGCGTCTAAAACAATATTTGAAGGTATAATATGTCTACCATATTGCGATTTGCCCTTTTAACGCTCATATAGGCCCATAGACGCATTATGGTAATATTTAGGGTAAATAAAAATATAGCAGCTTACTATTTTAAGTAAAACTGCTATTTTTTAATTTAAAGTGTTAAAAAAGAGGTTTCAATCCCTTATAGGTAATCTAACCTGTCTTAAGACATATTAATAAATTTTTCCATCCCTCATAGGTAGACTAAAAATGTCTTAAGACATATTGCATAACGCTATTCAGCAGATTAAAAGTTTTTAGTTGCTATATTTATAGTATACTACGCAAAATAAAAATGCAATAACTTTTTTAAAAAAGTCTTAAAATATTTTTACTTTTCAATGGGGACAGTTTGGGGACGGATTTCATATAAAATATTTTTTTATATTGTATATATGCAAATAATAGCTTAAAATATATGCATATATACAATAAATAGTATAAATTTAGTTGACATAAAGGAGATAAACAGTTTCCTAAACCGTGTGTCGGATGTTCGATTCATCTCAGGCGCACCAATATAAAGCCCTGAATGTCAACATATTCAGGGCTTTATATTTATATTCTTTAACGGCAGAGCAATTGTTACTCTACTATTTAACCTATTGCACCGGTTAAGCTTGATAATGGGGATCAAACCAAACCGGTACAACAAATTAAATTTAGCTGAAGGGCAAATATATATATTTTTTTGATAGAGAATAACACAAATATTACTTTTTTAACATATTCTTCAAAATAATATGATATAATTAGCCCTACATAGGGGGGAACAATATTGGAGAACAATCTGGAAGAAAGAACAGAACTTCTGAGGAACATTTTAAAAAAATTATTAACAAGCAAACTAATGACTGATCGTGAAGTAATAAAAGTCAGCAAAGAACTGGACAAGGTTATCAATGAATATTATTATGACAAAATAGTGTAATGTGGCTTGTCACCTTTATTAACTTTTATTTAGATAAGTTGTAAACATATAAAGCCGCAAATGTTTACAACTTATTTTTTATAAAAGCATAAAACTTTGCTGCCTAAAAATCGCGGCTTCCACATCGAAGATCTTAGGTCTTTGGCAGACTTTTGCTATATTTTTTTAAAAAAATTATATAAAAAATCAAACAGAATTACAGGAAGAAATATAAGTAATGATAGTCCTATGGAATAAATTAATCCTGAAATATTATTAAAAGAATTTTTAATTTTCATAAATAGTCCCCCCATAACCTGAATAATATTTCATGTATCTTTTTATATATTATAGACGTATAAATCACATATTTTGTTCTATGAAAACACAAATTTTTTAAGAAAAAATTAAACTATTTTATAAAAATGATAATAAGTGATTTTCTAAAGGATATTTCTACAAAAAAATATATGAATAAGTTATCCTGAATATTTATTGAAGGGAAATAAGTTATTTTCATAGAATAAAATATCTAAAGGGGATGACGACTTTGAATTTTATTATGTTTTTTATTTATATTGCATCGGCATATTTTACATATTATCATTCGCAGAAATATAAAAGCAATCCTTATATCTGGACGGCTGTGGGACTGTTGGTTCCTTATGCCGGGGCCGTTATATGCTATCTGGTTCACAGGAAAAAGAAAGTAGTGGATAAAAGGCCAAATTTATTTCCGCTGGGTTTTAGAAGAAGAAAACCATTGAATATGGTTATAGCTTTAATTGCGTATTTGCTGTTTTTTTCGACTGCGTATGCTATCTTTTCCGGCGGATCGACATATTCTTTGCTGCAAAAGCAGGATGATATTAAAGCAAGCAGCACTATAAAAAGTGAAGTAGACAGCGAAAATACGGATAAAACAGATATAGAAAAGACTCAAACTGGTAAAACAAGTTTGGATACTGTTAAACCGGAATCCGTGAATCGGAATAAAACAAACGGTAATATTAAAATAAGCTATATAAATGTGGGACAGGCAGACAGCATACTTATACAGCAGAATGGCAAAAATATGCTGATTGATGCCGGAAACAATGGCGATGCACAAACAATAGTAAATTATTTAAGGCAGCAGAATGTTTCCAAGCTGGATTATTTTATTATGACTCATCCCCATGAAGATCATATAGGAAGCGCGGATACCATAATAAAAACATTTGATACGGCCAAAGTTTATATGCCTGAGGTGACTACAAATACTAAAACTTTTAGTGATGTGATAAGTACAATAAAAAGTAAGGGATTAAAGATCACTAAACCGGTCTCCGGAAGCTCATTTAAACTTGGAGACGCAAACTGTATGATTTTATCCCCCAATAGAAGCAAATACGACGATTTAAACAACTATTCTATTGTCATAAAAATAGTATATGGATCCAATAAATTCATATTTGAGGGCGACGCTGAAAAAATTTCCGAGGATGAAATACTGGCAAGAGGATTCGACATATCGGCCGATGTCATAAAAATCGGGCATCATGGCTCCGATAGTTCAAGCAGCCGGGAATATATAAGCAAAGTAAAACCTAAATATGCGGTTATCTCTGTCGGGAAAGATAACGATTATGGCCATCCTTCAGCATCCGTAATGGAAAGGTTAAGGGCCATGGGCATTAAAGTATATAGAACTGATGAAAATGGAACTATTGTCTGCATGTCGGATGGTAAGAATATTACATTTAACTGTAGTCCGGGAAGTTATGCTGCCGCTTCAAAAGGAGGGGTAAGTGGCAGCGGGGTCCAGACTTCAAAGGCAAAATCTGCACCGCAGAGTTCAACAGGCCAGGACGACAGGATAGTTTATTATACTCCTGGCGGACACTCGTACCATTATGATAGAAATTGCTCAACGCTCAAAAGAAGCAAAACCGTAAAATTGGGTAAGCTTAAGGATGTTATAAAACTTGGGAAATCCGATCCCTGCAATATATGTGTAAAATAACAGCAATAATATATAGTAAGCAAAGGTGTATCCAAATATAAAAATATGCATCTGTAAAAGCAAGCAGGCCTACGGGGTTTGAACCTGAACTTGTTTTAATTACCATGATAAGTCGCTTACAAAGTTTGAGAGGTGCCGTATAATATGGATTGTATGAAGAGCGATGAAGATTTTATGAGGTTTGCACTGCTCGAGGCAGAAAAGGCGTCAAAAGAAGATGAAGTCCCTGTAGGGGCGGTTATAATAAAAGATGGCAAGGTTATCTCTTCAGCCCATAATGAAAGGGAGAACAGAATGGATCCTACCGCTCATGCTGAGATAATAGCAATAAAGAAGGCATCCGAAGCCATAGGCAACTGGAGGCTTACAGGCTGTGATTTATATGTTACAATAGAGCCGTGCCCGATGTGCGCGGGAGCGATAGTACAATCGAGGATCAGAAGACTGATATATGGCGCATCGGACTTAAAAGCAGGAGCATGCGGCTCTATAATGGATGTTATAAACAATGCCCACTTATGCCATAAAGTTGAAGTTCATAAGGGCATACTGGAAGATGAGTGCAGTATTATTATAAAAGACTATTTTAGAAATAAGAGAAAAAAGTAAAGTAATAACTGTATTGGAGGCCTGGCAGTAAAATGAACAATTATCTTACACAAGAGGCAATAGACAAGCTGAAAAAAGAGATAGAATACAGAAAAGTAGTACTTAGATATAAAATACTTGATGATGTTAAAGAAGCTCGCGCGCAAGGAGATTTAAGCGAGAACTTTGAGTATAAATCTGCAAAGAGGGAAAGGGGAAAAAATGAAAGCAGGATACGCTATCTTGAGAAGCTGATAAGAACTGCAAAAATAATAAAGGATACTACAGAAGATGATGAAGTCGGCCTGAATAAAACTGTTTCCATAAGATTTATAGAAGACAATGAGACGGAAAAGTTCTTTATTGTTACGGCAGTTGAGGTCGATCCGTTAAATAACAAGATCAGCATAGAATCACCTCTTGGTAAGGCTATATATAAACATAAAATAGGAGACGAAGTCAAAGTTAAGTCCGTCGATGGAGAATATACCGTAAGAATAGAGGATGTGAGCAAAGATACTTTTTAAATATAAGATATATGCACTCTGGTGCAGTAATCGCAGAAATAAGCCTGTTGATTTATGGCTTCGGATTTAGTATAATAATTAATGGCTTTCTATGGAGAGGTGTCCGAGAGGTCTATGGTGACGGTCTCGAAAACCGTTGTGCAGGGTAACCCGCACCGTGGGTTCGAATCCCACTCTCTCCGCCACGTCGTCGCGGACTTTGTATCGTTCGCGACGACTTTTTTCAAAAGTCATCATTGATAAACTCATTATGAGTGAATAACAGATTGTGTATTTTATTTATAAGTCTATACCATGAGGGTAGGGCAAATTGCTCTACCCTTTTTATTATGGTAGATTCATATGATCTTGAAAAAGCTTCAGTAAGAATTAATTTTATCAAAGGAGATAAAATGTAATAAATGTTCAAAAAAGTTTGAAAAAAAGGAGGAATTTTTCATTTAATATAGAATAACATTTAATATAAGAACAATGTATCCCAAAAATAAGGAGGAAGTTTTATGTTAAAGCAAAAGCTTAATGCTAGAATTTTGGCAGTCACTATGGTGTTATTAATATTAGCATCTACTCTGTTAGGATGTGGCAGAGGCAATATTTCAAAGACATCGACTACTGCTGACGAGCAAAAGCCGGTAACACTTAAGTTCTGGACAATCTCCTTGCAGCCGACATTTACAGATTTTTTCAATGGCTTGATTGCACAGTATCAAAAGGAACACAAAAATGTAACAATCCAATGGACTGATTTACCTTATGATGCTATTCAGAGCAAGTTGATTACATCTGCTGCAGGCGGAACTTCACCTGATGTTGTCAATTTGAATTCAAGCATGGCACTTATGCTTGCAGGAAAAAATGCCCTTGTAGACCTTAACAAGGAAGCAACGGATGCACAAAAGAGTATATATATACCTTCTCTTTATAATTCGACGAAACTCGGGAATTCCGTATATGCATTCCCCTGGTATGGTGCCCCCACAGTAATGATATATAACAAGGATTTATTCCAGAAGGCCGGAATACAAAATCCTCCTACAACATTTGATGAAATGTTCGATGTGGCGAAAACTATGAAGGACAAAACTGGAGCTTATTTGTATATACCTGGTAATATTACACAGATATTATTTGAAGAAGGGATACAATTAATAAATAACGATAAGACGAAGGCCACATTTAATATTCCTGAAACTCTGGCGCTGTTGCAAAAGTATAAAAAAGCAGTTGATGATGGCATATTGCCAAAGGATGGTTGGGGTGTATGGGACAAGATGTTGAAGCAGTTCTCGACTGGAAAGCTTGCAATTATTAATTCGGGAACACAATCGATCAAGAGGATAAAGGACGAAGCGCCGAACATATATAAGAATGTTGAGGTTACACAGCCCATGGTTGGTAAAGCGGGAATAAGCCTCAATCCTCTTATGAATATCGTAGTCCCTGCAGCCAGCAAGAACCACAAGAGTGCTATAGATTTTGCCAACTATATTACAAACGATGCGAATCAGCTTGCCTTTTGCAAAAAAGTAGCGATATTCCCGTCAACAAAAAAAGCTTCAGAGGATTCCTTCTTTAAATCCGATACAAGTACTATAGAAAAGAAAGCTATATCGATTGCTGCGGATGTACTTCCCAAAACGGCAGATTTTACCCTTGGTTTAGCGGAAGGAAGCAACATATTTACAGAAGTAAACAAGGTTTATGAGGCATCGATTCTTGGTAATACCGATCTGCAGCAAGCATTGAACAGCTCGGAGAAAAAGGTTAACGAAATACTTGCAAATAAGAAGGATTGATTAAAACCACAAATTTTGTGGGTAAGATTTTAGTTTATGCACTGTAATACTCCAATTTTACAGTGCATAAAACATAAAATGGTATCCAGTTTTTATAAAAACACTATTTCAATTTAAGTTAGGCGTTTATACTGGGTTGCTTACAAAGATCGCATATCTATGTCTTTAGGTAAAAGAGTATCCAATTTGTTGAAGATAAGGGAAAAGGGAGTATCATTATGACTTTTAGAAATAAGAAAATAAAGGATACAATGGTTGCATTTGCATTTATGGCACCAGCTTTAATACTTCTTATTGTTTTTCTATTTTATCCGATAATATATAGTTTGCCGCTTGCATTTTATGATTATTCAATAGTCGGTCAGACCAAATTCATAGGATGGGATAATTTTACAAGGGCACTCCATGACAATGAATTCTGGATTTCAATTAAAAATTCCGTTACGTTTGTTCTTGTCGTGCCGCCGATACAAATACTGTCTATTTTGCTTGCCATTCTTGTAAATAGAAAACTGCCGGGGATAAAATTTTTCAGGGCACTTTTCTATATACCTGTTGTAACTTCAATGATCGCCGTATCCATAATATGGGGTTTCCTTTTCGATCCGGATGGAATAATCAATGGTTTTATGATATCCCACGGATGGATAAATGAGCCTATTTACTATCTTCAAAATCCCAGTTTGGCTATGCCATCAATTATGTTTATAACATTATGGCAGGGGCTTGGATATTATATGATGCTCTACCTTGCAGGACTCCAATCGATACCTGCTGAGATAGAAGAAGCGGCATTGGTCGACGGGGCAAACAAATTTAAAACGTTTTTTAAAATTAAAATACCTTTGTTGAAACCATATGTATGGTTCTGCACATTCATTTCGCTGCTTTCTGCAGTCGGAGTATTCGATATAGTATTTGCCCTTACAAGCGGAGGGCCGAACAATGCCACGCTTGTTACTAATTATTACTCATATACCAAGGCATTTACCGATTTTAATTTTGGATATTCTGCTGCTATCGGATTGTTGCTTTCTATTGTAACAACGATATTAAGCATTGCAGTATTTATATATGGTAAAAGAGGGGGTATGACCTACAGTGACTAGAAATTTGAAAAGTAGAAGAAAAATAAAGAAAGTTATATCGGTTATATCCACTTATTTATTGTTGCTAATTATTGCGCTTATATGTGCCGGCCCATTCTTATGGCTTATAAATGCATCATTTAAGTCGGGACAGAACATATATGATATGAAGTTTTTCAACAATCCATCGCTGGTGAATTATATTGGTGTTATGAACTTTATGTCACTTCCACGATATTTTATGAATACCGTGATAATTACAGTTGGCTCGATTGTAATCGACGTCATATTCTCAGCATTGTGCGCATATCCACTTGCATGCATGGATTTCTATGGCAAGGATATTGTCTTTGGAGCATTGATAAGTACAATGATTTTGCCATGTGCTGCTGGGTTGGTGGTCAATTATATCACTATAGTGAAACTGCATCTTTTAAACACATTTTTGGGAGTAATACTGCCGTCAGGAGTATCTGTCTTCAGTATAATATTGCTCAGGCAATCATATCTTGTGATACCCAAAGAATTGACGGATGCTGCAAAAATAGACGGCGCATCGGAGATCATGATCTGGTACAAGATCATGCTTCCTGAAATAAAACCATCAATTTCTACAATTATTATATTTGATTTCATAGGCAAGTGGAACTCATTCCTGTGGCCGATAATAATACTCCAGGATCCAAAAAAATATCCGCTGGCAACTGCGCTCAAATATTTAAACGGGCAGTTCAACTATAAATTTGGGTATATAGCTGCCGGCACTGTTATATCAATAATTCCGGTAATAATCATATTCCTCACGTTCCAGAAATACTATATCAGCGCGATTTCAGGGGCAATAAAAGGTTAAGAAGAAAATACCAGATCATTATAGAATAATTGGAGACGATATATGTGAAAAAGATATTATATTTACCCCTTGATGAAAGGCCGTGTAACTATAATTTTCCCCAAATCCTTGCATCTGCCACTGAATACGAGATGATTAAGCCTCCCCGGGATATACTGGGGAATAAAAAACTCCCGGCAGATACGGCGAAAATCAGGAAATGGCTGCTGGAAAACGTTAGGGATGTATCTGGAGCTATAATATCCGTTGATATGCTGGTATATGGCGGAATTGTCCCTTCCAGACTGCATGGATACAGTATAAGCGATTGTATTGACCGACTTAGCATATTGAGGGAGTTGAAAGGGTTAAACCCCAATCTTAAGATATTCGCGTTTAATCTGATAATGCGTTGCCCACAATACTCCAGTGCTGATGAAGAGCCTGACTACTATGAAGATTATGGACGTGAGATATTCAGGACAGGATATATAAACCACAGGATAGCCTTGGGTAAAGCAGACAGAAATGAAATTGAAGAACTTAAGGGGATAAAAGATAAGCTGCCCGATAGTATACTAAAGGATTATACAGACAGGAGAAATGTAAACAGGGAGGTTAACAGGAGAGCAATCGATTATGTAAAAAAGGATATTATCGACTTTCTTGTGATTCCACAGGATGATTCATCGCCATATGGATTTACTGCAATTGACCAGCAATATGTCAGGAAATATATATCTCAAAATCGCCTGAATCTTAAAATATATATGTATCCCGGCGCCGATGAAGTGGGATGCACTCTCCTTGCCAGGATGATCAACGAAGACAAGGCTGTCAGGCCGTTAGTATATACTAGGTTTTCCGGCACTAAGGGGCCTTTTGTGAATCCACTATTTGAAGATAGGATCTTATTTGAGAGTATAAAATACCAGATAATATGTGCGGGTGGAATATTGTGCAGCAGCCTGCCGGAAGCTGATATCATACTTATGGTAAATACTCCAGGTGAGACGATGGGGGAGGCTTTGTCCTATGCAGGAGGGAGCGGGATTTATGATGTCGAAAAGAATATACCTGAATTTATTGAATATATGGATTATGTTGTAAACACCGTTAAAAAACCCTGCGTTGTGGCCGATACGGCATATGCCAATGGAGCAGACCTTGAACTTATTGAGATGATGAGGCAAAAAAAGCTTTTATATAAACTTGCTGCATATGCGGGGTGGAATACAAGTTCCAATACTCTTGGAACTTGTATATCACAGGGTATGTTGTACAAAATTTATGGAAACAGCAAGAAACATCTGGATTTTCTTGCGTTGAGGTATGTAGAGGATGCAGGTTATTGTAGCTTTGTAAGACAGTTGGTCACCAAAGAAAAACTTCCATCGATGGGGTACAATTACTTTAAGGTAGACGGTAAGAGAGGGAAGGTATCACATATGGTAAAAGCCGAGCTCGAAAAATTTGTTGGTGATAGGCTTGAATATGACAACTATAGTATAAATATTAACGATTGTTATATGCCGTGGAACAGGATGTTTGAGGTGGGGCTTGAAGTTCAACTGGTGCAGGAAGGCAAATAAACGGGGAGGATATTAGTTTATATGGGCAATATAATATGTTTTGATATCGGAGGCACATATATTAAATATGCTGCAGTGACTAATACAGGAGATATACTATTTAAGGATAAAATTGCTTCGCCTTGCGAGGACTGTAGGATAAATATACCAAAGGTATTGTCTTCTAAAATATTAAAGCTTAAGGATAAGTATGATTTAAGCAGCGTAGGCATCAGTACGGCCGGACAGGTAGATAGCGAAAACGGAATAGTTGTATCAGCATGTGACAATCTTCCGGATTATAGTGGGGCAAGATTATCGATGGATATTGGAAATATGACAGGACTCAAAGTATATGTGGAAAATGATGCAAATGCTGCTGCATTAGGTGAGATGTGGAAAGGAGCCGCAAAGGGAGTTCAGACTTTTGTATGCATAACCATAGGCACCGGTATAGGCGGAGCAATTATAATAGACGGAAAGCTATATAAGGGAATAAAAGGTGGCGCCGGAGAAATAGGGCATATGATAATAAATGAAAATGGAGAGCCATGTACGTGCGGTTCACGTGGGTGCTTTGAGAGATATGCATCCACCCAGGCCTTCGTAAGAAGATATATTTGTCAATCTCAAAAGAATGGTCATACTGTTGATCATATAGATGGGGAAGAAATTATGAAGAGAGTTCGCGAAGGTCAGAAACTTGCAATCAGTGTTTATGATGAATTTTTAAATCATCTGGTTTCAGGGCTTGTAAGCCTTACTTATCTGCTGGATCCTGGGCTTATAGTAATAGGCGGCGGGATTTCTGCCCAAGGCCGGCCTTTTTTTGATGAAATTGAAAGGCGATTTAAACAAAGAGTAATGCCTTCATATTTCGAGCACACCAGAATTGTACAGGCAGTCCTTGAAAATGATGCGGGTATCTATGGCGCATGCTATGTAGCTCTACACAGGTAGTGGGTGTATAAAGATTAAGAATATGTACCCCAGGTGATTGTTCCCTTGATATTAATTTTGCATTATTGCTGTGAAAATATTTTACGAGACATGTGGTTAGTGCGATAAAGGGCTAATATTAATATTTAAAATAATGGAGGAATTAAAATGGTAGGTAAACGTGTTTTTTTATTTTTGATTGCATTGGTACTCACTTTTTCGACT
It encodes:
- the greA gene encoding transcription elongation factor GreA — protein: MNNYLTQEAIDKLKKEIEYRKVVLRYKILDDVKEARAQGDLSENFEYKSAKRERGKNESRIRYLEKLIRTAKIIKDTTEDDEVGLNKTVSIRFIEDNETEKFFIVTAVEVDPLNNKISIESPLGKAIYKHKIGDEVKVKSVDGEYTVRIEDVSKDTF
- a CDS encoding carbohydrate ABC transporter permease, yielding MTRNLKSRRKIKKVISVISTYLLLLIIALICAGPFLWLINASFKSGQNIYDMKFFNNPSLVNYIGVMNFMSLPRYFMNTVIITVGSIVIDVIFSALCAYPLACMDFYGKDIVFGALISTMILPCAAGLVVNYITIVKLHLLNTFLGVILPSGVSVFSIILLRQSYLVIPKELTDAAKIDGASEIMIWYKIMLPEIKPSISTIIIFDFIGKWNSFLWPIIILQDPKKYPLATALKYLNGQFNYKFGYIAAGTVISIIPVIIIFLTFQKYYISAISGAIKG
- a CDS encoding hemolysin XhlA family protein, translating into MNEAVCDERHKRVNERLDNHESRLNNHSMRLDKLEQNSVGLQKDLKHLCENLKALTSTMWWFIGILITSFIGFFFYAVQRGLFK
- a CDS encoding ComEC/Rec2 family competence protein produces the protein MNFIMFFIYIASAYFTYYHSQKYKSNPYIWTAVGLLVPYAGAVICYLVHRKKKVVDKRPNLFPLGFRRRKPLNMVIALIAYLLFFSTAYAIFSGGSTYSLLQKQDDIKASSTIKSEVDSENTDKTDIEKTQTGKTSLDTVKPESVNRNKTNGNIKISYINVGQADSILIQQNGKNMLIDAGNNGDAQTIVNYLRQQNVSKLDYFIMTHPHEDHIGSADTIIKTFDTAKVYMPEVTTNTKTFSDVISTIKSKGLKITKPVSGSSFKLGDANCMILSPNRSKYDDLNNYSIVIKIVYGSNKFIFEGDAEKISEDEILARGFDISADVIKIGHHGSDSSSSREYISKVKPKYAVISVGKDNDYGHPSASVMERLRAMGIKVYRTDENGTIVCMSDGKNITFNCSPGSYAAASKGGVSGSGVQTSKAKSAPQSSTGQDDRIVYYTPGGHSYHYDRNCSTLKRSKTVKLGKLKDVIKLGKSDPCNICVK
- a CDS encoding sugar ABC transporter permease, which codes for MTFRNKKIKDTMVAFAFMAPALILLIVFLFYPIIYSLPLAFYDYSIVGQTKFIGWDNFTRALHDNEFWISIKNSVTFVLVVPPIQILSILLAILVNRKLPGIKFFRALFYIPVVTSMIAVSIIWGFLFDPDGIINGFMISHGWINEPIYYLQNPSLAMPSIMFITLWQGLGYYMMLYLAGLQSIPAEIEEAALVDGANKFKTFFKIKIPLLKPYVWFCTFISLLSAVGVFDIVFALTSGGPNNATLVTNYYSYTKAFTDFNFGYSAAIGLLLSIVTTILSIAVFIYGKRGGMTYSD
- a CDS encoding sugar ABC transporter substrate-binding protein, with translation MLKQKLNARILAVTMVLLILASTLLGCGRGNISKTSTTADEQKPVTLKFWTISLQPTFTDFFNGLIAQYQKEHKNVTIQWTDLPYDAIQSKLITSAAGGTSPDVVNLNSSMALMLAGKNALVDLNKEATDAQKSIYIPSLYNSTKLGNSVYAFPWYGAPTVMIYNKDLFQKAGIQNPPTTFDEMFDVAKTMKDKTGAYLYIPGNITQILFEEGIQLINNDKTKATFNIPETLALLQKYKKAVDDGILPKDGWGVWDKMLKQFSTGKLAIINSGTQSIKRIKDEAPNIYKNVEVTQPMVGKAGISLNPLMNIVVPAASKNHKSAIDFANYITNDANQLAFCKKVAIFPSTKKASEDSFFKSDTSTIEKKAISIAADVLPKTADFTLGLAEGSNIFTEVNKVYEASILGNTDLQQALNSSEKKVNEILANKKD
- a CDS encoding LysM peptidoglycan-binding domain-containing protein, which codes for MGYIVDISKWQDPSKIDYDTFCKQLDMAIIRVQYGSLKIDPCYTQHIAEMQKHKVPYGVYAFVRGISIADMAQEARDFYCRAKDYNPAFYALDVEEQSMEDMRSGINAYIAELRKYTGNKKIGIYVAHNRYEIFNLDLSKADFVWLPHYGVNNGQISSTPAYYCDLHQYTSVGRISGYEDNLDLDRLMNGRTIEFFTGTKAAPKPITPPPAPKQQPKPAESTTPDIYIAQAGDTLSGIAARFNISGGYKTLAEINNIANPDIIKVGQHIRLKAAYNPPADINIYYTVKPGDTLSGIAAKYHVNGGYKELARINQIPDPNKIYTGQKIKIDNIPVHDTSAPAFYTVRAGDVLSRIAARYKTTVNNLMKLNSDIKDPNKIYIGQKIKIK
- a CDS encoding aspartyl-phosphate phosphatase Spo0E family protein, yielding MENNLEERTELLRNILKKLLTSKLMTDREVIKVSKELDKVINEYYYDKIV
- a CDS encoding DUF4127 family protein, which translates into the protein MKKILYLPLDERPCNYNFPQILASATEYEMIKPPRDILGNKKLPADTAKIRKWLLENVRDVSGAIISVDMLVYGGIVPSRLHGYSISDCIDRLSILRELKGLNPNLKIFAFNLIMRCPQYSSADEEPDYYEDYGREIFRTGYINHRIALGKADRNEIEELKGIKDKLPDSILKDYTDRRNVNREVNRRAIDYVKKDIIDFLVIPQDDSSPYGFTAIDQQYVRKYISQNRLNLKIYMYPGADEVGCTLLARMINEDKAVRPLVYTRFSGTKGPFVNPLFEDRILFESIKYQIICAGGILCSSLPEADIILMVNTPGETMGEALSYAGGSGIYDVEKNIPEFIEYMDYVVNTVKKPCVVADTAYANGADLELIEMMRQKKLLYKLAAYAGWNTSSNTLGTCISQGMLYKIYGNSKKHLDFLALRYVEDAGYCSFVRQLVTKEKLPSMGYNYFKVDGKRGKVSHMVKAELEKFVGDRLEYDNYSININDCYMPWNRMFEVGLEVQLVQEGK
- the tadA gene encoding tRNA adenosine(34) deaminase TadA; amino-acid sequence: MDCMKSDEDFMRFALLEAEKASKEDEVPVGAVIIKDGKVISSAHNERENRMDPTAHAEIIAIKKASEAIGNWRLTGCDLYVTIEPCPMCAGAIVQSRIRRLIYGASDLKAGACGSIMDVINNAHLCHKVEVHKGILEDECSIIIKDYFRNKRKK